In Streptomyces ambofaciens ATCC 23877, a single genomic region encodes these proteins:
- a CDS encoding RDD family protein yields MSAPTPAPGDDRPREGYYPDPSIPGYVRYWNGASWVPGTSRPAPQDGEPLAPPAGARPSVEETGPHFFDEDPVEDPHAASQHGSRPEPATAWGADRSHQSGFADAPNQRVAWPGTAQGADPRVPHARGAGRAGGAAAGAGAAEAGSGGGPGAAGGPGAQAGGASGAVPGDASAGASGGAGVSGGAQAGHAPGGPAGARGTGAAGGGSVPAGSPGASGSPAPPGAPGSVGGVRPAQGADARSARADAPAGSTSGETEAGSGNTFVFRRPVAGDRNNPAPHGGADDEGTMTFRAVSPRAGAQRGGAAASGAPGFAAGKAAAARAAAQPATAPSGPQQTGAPGGPTGPVAPAGPAVPHQGAAPQPAAAAPLAPGPGGGQSSWAQQVHRLAGAAGDEQPVAPWKPPVEDVFQAAARRQAAARPAGLGKRLAARLIDTVVLAGVTAVAAVPLGVKAVDHVNAKIDEAKLSGETVTVWLLDGTTSTYLGIVLAVLLLFGVVYEALPTARWGRTLGKKLLGLEVRDIEAHEPPSFGAALRRWLVYSVPGVLVVGLVGVVWCLFDRPWHQCWHDKAAGTFVAG; encoded by the coding sequence ATGAGCGCCCCAACCCCGGCACCCGGCGACGACAGGCCCCGCGAAGGGTATTACCCGGACCCGTCCATTCCTGGATATGTCCGGTACTGGAACGGCGCCTCCTGGGTGCCGGGCACCAGCCGCCCCGCGCCCCAGGACGGCGAACCGCTCGCGCCGCCGGCCGGCGCGCGGCCCTCCGTGGAGGAGACCGGCCCGCACTTCTTCGACGAGGACCCGGTCGAGGACCCGCACGCCGCGTCCCAGCACGGCAGCCGTCCGGAACCCGCCACGGCCTGGGGCGCCGACCGCTCCCACCAGTCCGGCTTCGCCGACGCCCCGAACCAGCGCGTCGCCTGGCCGGGCACCGCCCAGGGCGCGGACCCGAGGGTCCCGCACGCGCGGGGGGCGGGTCGGGCCGGGGGAGCGGCGGCCGGGGCCGGTGCCGCCGAGGCGGGCAGCGGCGGTGGGCCCGGGGCCGCCGGTGGGCCGGGGGCCCAGGCCGGTGGCGCGTCCGGCGCTGTGCCGGGTGACGCGTCCGCCGGTGCTTCAGGTGGCGCGGGGGTGTCCGGCGGCGCTCAGGCCGGGCACGCCCCCGGCGGGCCGGCCGGCGCCCGTGGTACCGGAGCCGCCGGTGGCGGCTCCGTGCCCGCGGGCTCTCCGGGCGCTTCGGGCTCTCCGGCTCCTCCGGGCGCTCCGGGCTCCGTGGGCGGGGTCCGGCCCGCGCAGGGCGCCGACGCCCGCTCCGCGCGGGCGGACGCGCCGGCGGGGAGCACGTCCGGCGAGACGGAGGCCGGGTCCGGCAACACCTTCGTCTTCCGGCGTCCGGTGGCCGGTGACCGGAACAACCCGGCCCCGCACGGCGGCGCCGACGACGAGGGCACCATGACCTTCCGCGCGGTCTCCCCGCGTGCGGGCGCGCAGCGCGGCGGCGCGGCCGCCTCGGGCGCTCCCGGCTTCGCCGCCGGCAAGGCCGCCGCCGCGCGCGCCGCCGCGCAGCCCGCGACGGCGCCCTCCGGCCCGCAGCAGACGGGCGCCCCGGGAGGCCCCACGGGCCCGGTGGCTCCGGCCGGCCCGGCGGTCCCCCACCAGGGGGCCGCCCCCCAGCCCGCGGCCGCCGCTCCGCTCGCGCCCGGCCCCGGCGGGGGCCAGTCCTCGTGGGCGCAGCAGGTGCACCGGCTCGCCGGCGCGGCCGGGGACGAGCAGCCCGTCGCGCCGTGGAAGCCACCGGTCGAGGACGTGTTCCAGGCCGCCGCGCGGCGCCAGGCGGCGGCCCGGCCGGCCGGACTCGGCAAGCGGCTGGCCGCCCGGCTGATCGACACCGTCGTCCTCGCCGGCGTCACCGCGGTCGCCGCCGTGCCCCTCGGTGTCAAGGCGGTCGACCACGTCAACGCCAAGATCGACGAGGCCAAGCTCTCCGGCGAGACCGTCACGGTCTGGCTGCTCGACGGCACGACGTCCACGTACCTGGGCATCGTGCTGGCCGTCCTGCTGCTCTTCGGCGTCGTCTACGAGGCGCTGCCCACCGCCAGGTGGGGCCGCACCCTGGGCAAGAAGCTGCTCGGCCTGGAGGTGCGGGACATCGAGGCGCACGAGCCCCCGTCCTTCGGCGCCGCCCTGCGCCGCTGGCTGGTCTACAGCGTCCCCGGCGTCCTGGTCGTCGGGCTGGTCGGCGTCGTCTGGTGCCTCTTCGACCGCCCCTGGCACCAGTGCTGGCACGACAAGGCGGCCGGCACCTTCGTCGCGGGCTGA
- a CDS encoding SsgA family sporulation/cell division regulator — protein MHPNPAVVERELELRLILSPERGIPVPALLGYHTDDPYAVHITFHIDSGRPVHWTFARDLLVEGVFRPCGQGDVRVWPSKTDGRGVVLMALSSPDGDALLEAPTAQVSAWLERTLRTVPPGTEGGRLGIDDGLAELLAR, from the coding sequence ATGCACCCGAACCCCGCCGTCGTAGAGCGCGAGCTGGAGCTGAGGCTCATCCTGTCGCCCGAGCGCGGCATCCCGGTACCCGCCCTGCTCGGCTACCACACCGACGACCCGTACGCCGTGCACATCACCTTCCACATCGACTCCGGCCGTCCGGTGCACTGGACGTTCGCCCGCGATCTGCTGGTGGAAGGGGTGTTCCGGCCGTGCGGGCAGGGGGACGTGCGGGTGTGGCCGTCGAAGACGGACGGTCGCGGCGTCGTGCTGATGGCACTGAGCAGCCCGGACGGCGACGCCCTCCTGGAGGCGCCGACGGCGCAGGTGTCGGCCTGGCTGGAGCGCACCCTGCGCACGGTGCCGCCGGGCACCGAGGGCGGCCGGCTCGGCATCGACGACGGGCTGGCCGAACTGCTCGCCCGGTGA
- a CDS encoding FAD-binding oxidoreductase gives MSRIEAPRDEADAVVEAASADAATAVRAPVASGTLVDRLLAGLPADAVLTDPDVTASYANDMASFCPAGAPAVVVLPRTVEDVQHVMRTATELRVPVVPQGARTGLSGGANATDGCVVLSLTRMDRILEINPVDRVAVVEPGVVNAALSRAVNEHGLYYPPDPSSWESCTIGGNIGTASGGLCCVKYGVTAEYVLGLDVVLADGRLMSTGRRTAKGVAGYDLTRLFVGSEGSLGIVVRAVLALRPKPPEQLVLAAEFPSASAACDAICRIMEGGHVPSLLELMDRTTVKAVNDLAHMGLPETTEALLLAAFDTADPAADLAAVGALCEAAGATQVVPADDAAESELLLQARRLSLTALEAVKGTTMIDDVCVPRSRLGDMLEGIERVAAKYGLTIGVCAHAGDGNTHPTVCFDASDPDESRRARESFDEIMALGLELGGTITGEHGVGVLKKEWLAREIGPVGLEMQRGVKAVFDPLGILNPGKLF, from the coding sequence ATGAGCCGTATCGAAGCGCCTCGCGACGAAGCCGACGCGGTCGTCGAGGCCGCCTCAGCCGACGCAGCCACCGCGGTCCGGGCGCCCGTGGCCTCGGGCACCCTCGTCGACCGGCTGCTCGCCGGCCTGCCCGCCGACGCGGTCCTCACCGACCCCGACGTCACGGCCTCCTACGCCAACGACATGGCGAGCTTCTGCCCGGCCGGCGCCCCCGCGGTGGTCGTCCTGCCGCGCACGGTGGAGGACGTCCAGCACGTCATGCGCACCGCCACCGAGCTGCGCGTCCCGGTCGTCCCGCAGGGCGCCCGCACCGGCCTGTCCGGCGGGGCCAACGCCACCGACGGATGCGTCGTGCTCTCCCTCACCAGGATGGACCGCATCCTGGAGATCAACCCGGTGGACCGCGTCGCCGTCGTCGAACCGGGCGTCGTCAACGCCGCGCTCTCCCGCGCGGTGAACGAACACGGCCTGTACTACCCTCCCGACCCCTCCAGCTGGGAGTCGTGCACCATCGGCGGCAACATCGGCACCGCCTCCGGCGGCCTGTGCTGCGTCAAGTACGGGGTGACCGCCGAGTACGTCCTCGGCCTGGACGTCGTCCTCGCCGACGGCCGCCTGATGTCCACCGGCCGCCGCACCGCCAAGGGCGTCGCCGGCTACGACCTCACCCGGCTCTTCGTCGGCTCCGAGGGCTCGCTCGGCATCGTCGTACGGGCCGTCCTCGCACTGCGCCCCAAGCCGCCCGAGCAGCTGGTGCTGGCCGCCGAGTTCCCCTCCGCGTCCGCCGCCTGCGACGCGATCTGCCGGATCATGGAGGGCGGGCACGTCCCGTCCCTCCTCGAACTGATGGACCGCACGACCGTCAAGGCGGTCAACGACCTCGCCCACATGGGGCTGCCGGAGACCACCGAGGCCCTGCTCCTCGCCGCCTTCGACACCGCCGACCCGGCCGCCGACCTCGCCGCCGTGGGCGCGCTGTGCGAGGCCGCCGGCGCCACCCAGGTGGTCCCTGCCGACGACGCGGCCGAGTCCGAACTCCTCCTCCAGGCGCGGCGCCTGTCCCTCACCGCCCTCGAAGCGGTCAAGGGCACGACGATGATCGACGACGTGTGCGTGCCCCGCTCCCGGCTCGGCGACATGCTGGAGGGCATCGAGCGCGTCGCCGCGAAGTACGGCCTCACCATCGGGGTGTGCGCCCACGCGGGTGACGGCAACACGCACCCGACGGTCTGCTTCGACGCCTCGGACCCCGACGAGTCCCGGCGGGCCCGCGAGTCCTTCGACGAGATCATGGCCCTCGGGCTGGAACTCGGCGGCACCATCACCGGCGAGCACGGCGTGGGGGTGCTGAAGAAGGAGTGGCTGGCGCGGGAGATCGGCCCGGTGGGCCTGGAGATGCAGCGGGGCGTCAAGGCGGTCTTCGACCCGCTGGGCATCCTCAACCCGGGCAAGCTCTTCTGA
- a CDS encoding tetratricopeptide repeat protein, producing the protein MENERGWPARRGRRVLTASVAGAVVLGGVLVLPPWGGGDAPPPAPGPAALARGAVTTGVPAALPDLAVLIGDRERHLRAHPLDGVSWAVLGAAYVEQGRRTADVANWPKAEKALRTSLRVGAERNPQALEGLAALAVARRDFPAAKKWGESAVKAAPKRWTAHAVLIDAYTGLGDHEGVGRALDRVMKLRPRTPAVGARAAAVYRDRGWREDAAARISDAAAAAEAPAERAAYLEQAGRLAFERGDREEALRFFQEAQRTDPDQRAAQAGQGRALAALGRTTDALSAYQAALAKRPSPEYALELGELYESLGLEQAARVQYDLLRARVRRAGAAGADEELVLGRFEADHGDPAAAVRRLRDEWGRQPGTAVADALGWALHRSGEDEEALEFATIATDGEQGGGVRSALYVFHRGVIERELGRYGPARRHLGEALTINPYFSPLGAPEAKRALAELGEPSVEDPPG; encoded by the coding sequence ATGGAGAACGAACGCGGGTGGCCTGCCCGCCGCGGGCGCCGGGTGCTGACCGCCTCCGTCGCCGGGGCCGTGGTGCTCGGCGGGGTCCTGGTGCTGCCGCCCTGGGGCGGGGGTGACGCTCCGCCGCCCGCGCCGGGGCCGGCCGCCCTGGCGCGCGGGGCGGTCACCACGGGGGTACCGGCCGCGCTGCCGGACCTGGCCGTGCTGATCGGTGACCGGGAGCGCCACCTGCGGGCGCATCCGTTGGACGGGGTGTCGTGGGCGGTGCTCGGTGCGGCGTACGTGGAGCAGGGGCGCCGGACGGCCGACGTCGCGAACTGGCCGAAGGCCGAGAAGGCGCTGCGGACCTCGCTGAGGGTGGGGGCGGAGCGCAATCCGCAGGCTCTGGAGGGGCTGGCGGCGCTGGCGGTGGCGCGGCGGGACTTCCCGGCGGCGAAGAAGTGGGGCGAGAGCGCGGTGAAGGCGGCGCCGAAGCGGTGGACGGCGCACGCGGTGCTGATCGACGCGTACACCGGGCTCGGCGACCACGAGGGTGTGGGGCGGGCCCTGGACAGGGTGATGAAGCTGCGTCCGCGCACGCCGGCCGTGGGGGCGCGGGCCGCGGCCGTCTACCGGGACCGGGGCTGGCGGGAGGACGCGGCGGCGCGGATCTCCGACGCTGCGGCGGCCGCCGAGGCGCCGGCCGAGCGGGCGGCGTACCTGGAGCAGGCGGGGCGGCTGGCGTTCGAGCGCGGGGACCGGGAGGAGGCGCTGCGGTTCTTCCAGGAGGCACAGCGCACCGACCCCGACCAGCGGGCCGCGCAGGCCGGGCAGGGACGGGCGCTGGCCGCGCTGGGCCGGACGACGGACGCGCTGTCGGCGTACCAGGCGGCGCTGGCCAAGCGGCCGAGCCCGGAGTACGCCCTGGAGCTCGGCGAGCTGTACGAGTCGCTGGGGCTCGAACAGGCCGCGCGGGTGCAGTACGACCTGCTGCGGGCGCGGGTGCGCAGGGCGGGGGCGGCCGGTGCCGACGAGGAGCTGGTGCTGGGGCGGTTCGAGGCGGACCACGGCGATCCGGCGGCGGCCGTGCGGCGGCTGCGGGACGAGTGGGGGCGGCAGCCCGGGACCGCGGTGGCCGACGCCCTGGGCTGGGCGCTGCACCGCTCCGGTGAGGACGAGGAGGCGCTGGAGTTCGCGACGATCGCGACGGACGGCGAGCAGGGGGGCGGGGTGCGCAGCGCCCTGTACGTGTTCCACCGGGGCGTGATCGAGCGGGAGCTGGGGCGCTACGGGCCGGCGCGGCGGCACCTCGGGGAGGCGCTGACGATCAACCCGTACTTCTCTCCGCTCGGGGCGCCGGAGGCGAAGCGGGCGCTGGCGGAGCTGGGCGAGCCCTCGGTGGAGGACCCGCCCGGCTAG
- the hppD gene encoding 4-hydroxyphenylpyruvate dioxygenase, with protein sequence MTQTTHHTPDTARQADPFPVKGMDAVVFAVGNAKQAAHYYSTAFGMKLVAYSGPENGSRETASYVLENGSARFVLTSVIKPSTDWGRFLAQHVAEHGDGVVDLAIEVPDARAAHAYAVEHGARSVAEPYEVKDEHGTVVLAAIATYGETRHTLVERTGYDGPYLPGFAAAEPMVQPPAQRTFQAVDHCVGNVELGRMNEWVGFYNKVMGFTNMKEFVGDDIATEYSALMSKVVADGTLKVKFPINEPAVAKKKSQIDEYLEFYGGAGVQHIALNTNDIVQTVRTMKAAGVQFLDTPDSYYDTLGEWAGETRVPVDTLRELKILVDRDEDGYLLQIFTKPVQDRPTVFFELIERHGSMGFGKGNFKALFEAIEREQAKRGNL encoded by the coding sequence ATGACGCAGACCACACACCACACTCCCGACACCGCCCGGCAGGCCGACCCCTTCCCGGTCAAGGGAATGGACGCGGTCGTCTTCGCCGTGGGCAACGCCAAGCAGGCGGCGCACTACTACTCCACCGCCTTCGGCATGAAGCTGGTCGCCTACTCCGGACCGGAGAACGGCAGCCGCGAGACCGCGAGCTACGTCCTGGAGAACGGGTCCGCCCGCTTCGTGCTCACCTCCGTGATCAAGCCGTCCACCGACTGGGGCCGCTTCCTCGCCCAGCACGTGGCCGAGCACGGCGACGGCGTCGTCGACCTCGCCATCGAGGTCCCGGACGCGCGCGCCGCCCACGCCTACGCCGTCGAGCACGGCGCCCGCTCGGTCGCCGAGCCGTACGAGGTCAAGGACGAGCACGGCACCGTCGTCCTCGCCGCCATCGCCACCTACGGCGAGACCCGCCACACCCTCGTCGAGCGCACCGGCTACGACGGCCCGTACCTGCCCGGCTTCGCCGCCGCCGAGCCGATGGTCCAGCCGCCCGCCCAGCGCACCTTCCAGGCCGTCGACCACTGTGTCGGCAACGTGGAGCTCGGCCGCATGAACGAGTGGGTCGGCTTCTACAACAAGGTCATGGGCTTCACGAACATGAAGGAGTTCGTGGGCGACGACATCGCCACCGAGTACAGCGCGCTGATGTCGAAGGTCGTCGCCGACGGCACCCTCAAGGTCAAGTTCCCGATCAACGAGCCCGCCGTGGCGAAGAAGAAGTCCCAGATCGACGAGTACCTGGAGTTCTACGGCGGCGCCGGCGTCCAGCACATCGCGCTGAACACCAACGACATCGTGCAGACCGTGCGCACGATGAAGGCGGCCGGCGTCCAGTTCCTGGACACTCCCGACTCGTACTACGACACGCTCGGCGAGTGGGCGGGCGAGACCCGGGTGCCCGTGGACACCCTGCGCGAACTGAAGATCCTCGTCGACCGCGACGAGGACGGCTACCTGCTGCAGATCTTCACCAAGCCGGTCCAGGACCGCCCGACCGTCTTCTTCGAGCTCATCGAACGGCACGGCTCGATGGGCTTCGGCAAGGGCAACTTCAAGGCCCTCTTCGAGGCGATCGAGCGCGAGCAGGCCAAGCGCGGCAACCTCTGA
- a CDS encoding Lrp/AsnC family transcriptional regulator, giving the protein MTSREGMGMGTGTGIDRLDGRIIGLLAREPRIGVLEMSRRLGVARGTAQARLDRLQSNGVIRGFGPEVDPAALGYPVTAFATLEIRQGQGADVRAHLATVPEVLELHTTTGTGDMLCRLVARSNADLQRVIDRVVGFDGIVRAATAIVMENPVPLRIIPLVEQAARDQDGEAQDRTTGPGDRTTRR; this is encoded by the coding sequence ATGACCAGCCGGGAGGGCATGGGCATGGGGACGGGGACGGGGATCGATCGACTGGACGGCCGGATCATCGGGCTGCTGGCCCGGGAGCCGCGGATCGGGGTGCTGGAGATGTCCCGGCGACTGGGCGTGGCGCGCGGCACCGCGCAGGCGCGCCTCGACCGGCTTCAGTCGAACGGAGTCATCCGCGGCTTCGGTCCGGAGGTGGACCCGGCGGCGCTCGGCTACCCGGTGACCGCCTTCGCGACGCTGGAGATCCGGCAGGGCCAAGGGGCTGACGTGCGCGCGCACTTGGCGACCGTGCCGGAGGTGCTGGAGCTGCACACCACGACCGGCACCGGGGACATGCTGTGCCGGCTGGTGGCCCGCTCGAACGCCGATCTCCAGCGGGTGATCGACCGGGTTGTCGGTTTTGATGGCATCGTCCGGGCCGCCACGGCGATCGTCATGGAGAACCCGGTCCCGCTGCGGATCATCCCGCTGGTGGAGCAGGCGGCCCGCGACCAGGACGGCGAGGCCCAGGACCGGACGACAGGCCCGGGAGACCGGACGACCCGGAGGTGA
- a CDS encoding ABC transporter permease, with amino-acid sequence MNFWEFVGSRHQQLLTDAYQHASAVFQCMVVATLLGVLIGVVSYRSEWAGNLATLTTSTILTIPSLAMIGLLIPIVGLGVPPTVTALTLYGLLPIVRNAIVGLRGVDPALVDAATGIGMSRPARLLRVELPLAWPPILTGIRVSTQMLMGIAAIAAYASGPGLGNEIFRGIASLGSKNALNQVLAGTLGIIILALLFDAAYVLLGRLTIPRGIRV; translated from the coding sequence GTGAACTTCTGGGAGTTCGTGGGCAGCCGCCACCAGCAGCTGCTCACCGACGCGTACCAGCACGCCAGCGCGGTCTTCCAGTGCATGGTCGTGGCGACCCTGCTGGGGGTCCTGATCGGCGTCGTCAGCTATCGCAGCGAGTGGGCGGGGAACCTGGCGACCCTGACCACGTCGACCATCCTGACCATCCCGTCGCTGGCCATGATCGGTCTGCTCATCCCGATCGTGGGCCTGGGCGTGCCGCCGACCGTGACGGCGCTGACGCTGTACGGGCTGCTGCCGATCGTGCGCAACGCGATCGTCGGCCTGCGCGGGGTGGACCCGGCGCTGGTGGACGCGGCCACGGGCATCGGGATGTCCCGCCCGGCCCGGCTGCTCAGGGTGGAGCTGCCGCTGGCCTGGCCGCCCATCCTCACCGGCATCCGGGTCTCGACGCAGATGCTGATGGGCATCGCCGCCATCGCCGCCTACGCCTCCGGCCCGGGCCTCGGCAACGAGATCTTCCGCGGGATCGCCTCGCTGGGCAGCAAGAACGCCCTCAACCAGGTGCTCGCGGGCACGCTCGGGATCATCATCCTGGCGCTTCTGTTCGACGCCGCGTACGTCCTGCTCGGGCGGCTGACCATCCCCAGGGGGATCCGTGTCTGA
- a CDS encoding betaine/proline/choline family ABC transporter ATP-binding protein (Members of the family are the ATP-binding subunit of ABC transporters for substrates such as betaine, L-proline or other amino acids, choline, carnitine, etc. The substrate specificity is best determined from the substrate-binding subunit, rather than this subunit, as it interacts with the permease subunit and not with substrate directly.) encodes MSENGHRDTTGATIELDCLTKRYPGNPQPAVENVSMEIKAGETVVFVGPSGCGKSTTLKMINRLIEPSGGRIRIDGEDVTDIDPVKLRRKVGYAIQSSGLFPHMTVAQNIALVPKMTGWSKARIRDRVEEMLDLVGLDAGEFHGRYPRQLSGGQQQRVGVARALAADPPVLLMDEPFGAVDPITRDHLQDELIRLQHELHKTIVFVTHDFDEAIKLGDRIAVLRERSHIAQFDTPEAILTNPADDFVSGFVGAGAALKRLNLTRVRDVGITDYPTVTVEDPLQHIFNQLRAAGTNEILLLDRRGRPYKWLRRGDLMRAKGSLARAGTLVHDTVTRDATLRDALEAVLTDNAGRVAVTGRRGEYEGVVDMETLMNSVHELLEADRLDALEHQHDLQETRSEQTHAEQEGFGGEGTTA; translated from the coding sequence GTGTCTGAGAACGGTCACCGTGACACCACCGGGGCGACCATCGAACTGGACTGCCTGACCAAGCGCTACCCCGGCAACCCGCAGCCGGCCGTCGAGAACGTGTCGATGGAGATCAAGGCGGGCGAGACGGTCGTCTTCGTCGGCCCCTCGGGCTGCGGGAAGTCCACCACCCTGAAGATGATCAACCGGCTGATCGAGCCGAGCGGCGGACGCATCCGCATCGACGGCGAGGACGTCACCGACATCGACCCGGTGAAGCTGCGCCGCAAGGTCGGCTACGCGATCCAGTCCTCCGGTCTCTTCCCGCACATGACCGTCGCCCAGAACATCGCGCTGGTCCCGAAGATGACCGGCTGGTCGAAGGCGCGCATCCGGGACCGGGTGGAGGAGATGCTCGACCTGGTCGGGCTGGACGCCGGGGAGTTCCACGGCCGCTATCCGCGCCAGCTGTCCGGCGGTCAGCAGCAGCGGGTGGGTGTGGCGCGGGCACTGGCGGCCGATCCGCCGGTGCTGCTGATGGACGAGCCGTTCGGCGCGGTGGACCCGATCACCCGGGACCACCTCCAGGACGAGCTGATCCGGCTCCAGCACGAGCTGCACAAGACGATCGTGTTCGTCACCCACGACTTCGACGAGGCGATCAAGCTGGGCGACCGGATCGCGGTACTGCGCGAGCGCTCCCACATCGCCCAGTTCGACACCCCGGAGGCCATCCTCACCAACCCGGCGGACGACTTCGTCTCCGGCTTCGTGGGCGCGGGGGCGGCGCTGAAGCGGCTGAACCTGACCCGGGTGCGGGACGTGGGGATCACCGACTACCCGACGGTGACCGTGGAGGACCCGCTCCAGCACATCTTCAACCAGCTGCGGGCGGCCGGCACCAACGAGATCCTGCTCCTCGACCGGCGCGGACGGCCCTACAAGTGGCTCAGGCGCGGCGACCTGATGCGGGCCAAGGGCTCGCTCGCGCGGGCCGGGACGCTGGTCCACGACACGGTGACCCGGGACGCGACGCTGCGGGACGCGCTGGAGGCGGTGCTCACCGACAACGCGGGGCGGGTCGCGGTCACCGGACGGCGCGGCGAGTACGAGGGCGTCGTCGACATGGAGACGCTGATGAACTCGGTGCACGAGCTGCTGGAGGCCGACCGGCTGGACGCGCTGGAGCACCAGCACGACCTTCAGGAGACGCGCTCCGAGCAGACCCATGCCGAGCAGGAGGGCTTCGGAGGGGAGGGGACCACGGCGTGA
- a CDS encoding ABC transporter permease: MSTSSSGSSRGSADDYRDSSDDHLDSSDDHPDEDDGGLGPPAASPAAARRRIGWRKLTFLPALLIAVLLATWLWFRQAELDALSENALADGQVTKALWQHVQLTVISTFFVLIIAIPLGILLTRRMFRKATPVAMAFANMGQATPAIGLLALLVIWLGIGRRAALIGIIIYAVLPVLSNTIAGLKANDPTLLEAARGIGMSPLGVLTRVELPLAVPLILAGVRTALVLNVGTATLAVFGGGGGLGVLITTGITSQRMPVLVLGSVLTVALALLVDWLASLAELLLRPRGLEVRT, translated from the coding sequence GTGAGCACCTCATCCTCCGGCTCCTCGCGCGGCTCCGCCGACGACTACCGCGACTCCTCCGACGACCACCTCGACTCCTCCGACGACCACCCCGACGAGGACGACGGCGGGCTCGGGCCGCCTGCGGCGTCCCCGGCGGCGGCGCGACGGCGGATCGGCTGGCGGAAGCTGACGTTCCTGCCGGCCCTCCTGATCGCCGTGCTGCTGGCGACCTGGCTGTGGTTCCGGCAGGCCGAGCTGGACGCGCTCAGCGAGAACGCCCTGGCGGACGGCCAGGTCACCAAGGCCCTGTGGCAGCACGTCCAGCTGACCGTGATCTCCACCTTCTTCGTGCTGATCATCGCGATCCCGCTGGGCATCCTGCTCACCCGCCGGATGTTCCGGAAGGCCACGCCGGTGGCGATGGCGTTCGCCAACATGGGCCAGGCGACCCCGGCGATCGGCCTGCTGGCGCTGCTGGTGATCTGGCTGGGCATCGGCCGCCGGGCCGCCCTGATCGGCATCATCATCTACGCCGTCCTGCCGGTGCTCTCCAACACCATCGCCGGCCTGAAGGCGAACGACCCGACCCTGCTGGAGGCGGCCCGCGGCATCGGCATGTCCCCGCTGGGCGTGCTGACCCGCGTGGAGCTGCCGCTGGCCGTCCCGCTGATCCTGGCCGGTGTGCGCACGGCCCTCGTCCTCAACGTCGGCACGGCGACGCTGGCCGTCTTCGGCGGGGGCGGCGGGCTGGGCGTGCTGATCACCACCGGGATCACCAGCCAGCGGATGCCGGTGCTGGTGCTCGGCTCGGTCCTCACCGTGGCCCTCGCGCTGCTGGTGGACTGGCTGGCCTCGCTCGCCGAACTGCTGCTGCGGCCCCGCGGCCTGGAGGTGAGGACATGA